In a single window of the Candidatus Lernaella stagnicola genome:
- a CDS encoding 4Fe-4S dicluster domain-containing protein: MTSKVRYGFLIDLRKCIGCQTCEVVCKMENDVPLGVWRSWVKKVEKGPYPHTRQKFLPLLCNNCEDPICVTVCPVGANRKRADGIVTFDPHRCVGCRYCMAACPYQVRYLHPIKRIVEKCNWCHHRVDAGLEPACVVACPMGARVFGDLNDPESEISRLIAANDVAVIQPEMGTDPRVYYIDFDEQVFATKREFEWKWR, from the coding sequence ATGACTAGCAAGGTGCGTTACGGCTTCCTCATCGACCTGCGTAAGTGCATCGGCTGCCAGACGTGCGAAGTGGTTTGCAAAATGGAAAATGACGTGCCCCTGGGCGTCTGGCGCTCGTGGGTCAAGAAGGTGGAAAAAGGGCCCTATCCGCACACGCGGCAAAAGTTTCTGCCGCTGCTGTGCAACAATTGCGAAGACCCGATCTGCGTAACGGTGTGTCCGGTGGGCGCCAATCGTAAGCGGGCCGACGGCATCGTGACCTTCGACCCGCACCGCTGCGTCGGCTGCCGCTACTGCATGGCGGCGTGTCCGTACCAGGTGCGGTATCTGCACCCGATTAAGCGCATCGTGGAGAAATGCAATTGGTGCCACCACCGCGTAGACGCCGGTTTGGAGCCGGCCTGTGTGGTCGCGTGCCCGATGGGGGCGCGGGTGTTCGGCGATCTCAACGACCCAGAGAGTGAAATCAGCCGCCTGATCGCGGCGAACGACGTGGCGGTCATCCAACCCGAGATGGGCACCGACCCGCGGGTGTACTACATCGATTTTGACGAGCAGGTGTTTGCGACCAAACGCGAATTCGAATGGAAGTGGCGCTAG
- the nrfD gene encoding NrfD/PsrC family molybdoenzyme membrane anchor subunit: MEVALVEHAATRLLYDVHHQTTFAWLISIYFYFTGLSAGSFVVSTMSYGFGMKLYKPISRLAVVTATTCLFIAPVALLMQVGWPIRSIWNHFTYLNFSSPMTYGAFLLVAYPVVCVFYAIYMFRGNDRMTKLLGRIGIPTAIATHGYTGFILAFGKARAYWNTALMPTLFLVSAIVSGLALMILLVMGFFRFVRDERAVPSEIVDGLAKLLGWTIVADLFLTFSDIAVLSISHEGAQEMTWLVLGGSFTPLFVVVENLLGKVLPMIVCFVPALRRNHWVLALACAGVVIGIFFMRYVTVFGGQVLPLM, translated from the coding sequence ATGGAAGTGGCGCTAGTGGAACACGCGGCGACCCGATTGCTGTACGACGTTCATCACCAGACAACCTTCGCCTGGCTGATTTCGATCTACTTCTATTTCACGGGTCTCTCGGCGGGCAGCTTCGTGGTCTCGACGATGAGCTACGGCTTCGGCATGAAGCTCTACAAACCGATCAGTCGGCTGGCGGTGGTCACGGCGACGACCTGCCTGTTTATCGCGCCGGTCGCGCTGCTGATGCAGGTCGGCTGGCCGATCCGCTCGATCTGGAACCACTTCACGTACCTGAATTTCTCGAGCCCGATGACCTACGGCGCGTTTCTGTTGGTGGCCTATCCCGTCGTGTGCGTTTTCTACGCCATCTACATGTTCCGCGGCAACGACCGCATGACGAAACTTTTGGGCCGCATCGGCATCCCGACGGCTATCGCCACGCACGGCTATACCGGCTTCATCCTCGCGTTCGGCAAAGCCCGCGCGTACTGGAACACGGCGCTGATGCCGACGCTGTTTTTGGTCTCGGCGATCGTTTCCGGGCTGGCCTTGATGATTCTGCTGGTGATGGGCTTCTTCCGTTTCGTCCGCGACGAGCGCGCCGTCCCGAGTGAAATCGTCGACGGCTTGGCCAAGCTGCTGGGCTGGACGATTGTTGCCGACTTGTTCCTGACGTTCTCGGACATCGCGGTGCTCTCGATCAGCCACGAAGGCGCGCAGGAGATGACGTGGCTGGTGCTCGGCGGCAGCTTCACGCCGCTGTTTGTGGTCGTGGAGAACCTGCTGGGCAAGGTGCTGCCGATGATCGTGTGCTTCGTGCCTGCGCTGCGCCGCAACCATTGGGTGCTGGCCTTGGCGTGCGCCGGGGTCGTGATCGGTATTTTCTTTATGCGGTACGTGACCGTCTTCGGCGGTCAAGTGCTGCCCTTGATGTGA